From one Rattus rattus isolate New Zealand chromosome 15, Rrattus_CSIRO_v1, whole genome shotgun sequence genomic stretch:
- the Mbd1 gene encoding methyl-CpG-binding domain protein 1 isoform X2, whose amino-acid sequence MAEAWQDCPALGPGWKRREAFRKSGASCGRSDIYYRSPTGEKIRSKIELTRYLGPACDLTLFDFRQGILCHPVPKTHPLAVPSKKKKKTSKPAKAKKQQVGPQRSEVRKETPREGNKVAPATALLPVTASAPVPVSAPAPAPAPAPAPAPLCCENCGIHLSWDGIKRERRRTLCKDCRAQRIAFNREQRMFKRVGCGECTACLVKEDCGACSICCLQLPNDVASGLFCKCEQRRCLRIVEKNRGCGVCRGCQTQEDCGHCRICLRFPRPGLKRQWRCLQRRCFWGKYDHSKRGPRVASRRHSRAPPLPPHAASQHPEPTELHISDQTPTAPAEFVYDCVEEDELPYTNQRQNRKCGACAACLRRMDCGHCDFCCDKPKFGGSNQKRQKCRWRQCLQFAMKRLLPSIGPGSEEEARLLPHHTHQKRSASARQLQLSSPLKAPLAVVTTPPGPVQDSGKRQAGSGFVLPQPDTDLVYLQEGTSSLMQVPAPAAASTENPAQETQGSAPGWVVALPQVKQEKADAPEEWTAVTTFLTSSTVQPGFLSKASGLDPPPVKREPPGPEEDGEENKDDVSESAPAEEIGGIGTPVITEIFSLGGTRLRDAEAWLPRLHKLLAVNENEYFTELQLKEEIL is encoded by the exons ATGGCTGAGGCCTGGCAGGACTGCCCAGCCCTGGGCCCTGGCTGGAAACGCCGAGAGGCCTTTCGAAAGTCAGGGGCCTCGTGTGGACGCTCAGACATCTATTATCGGAG CCCCACAGGAGAAAAGATCCGAAGCAAAATTGAGCTGACTCGATACCTGGGCCCTGCATGCGATCTTACCCTGTTTGACTTCAGACAAGGCATCTTATGCCACCCAGTTCCCAAG ACCCATCCCTTGGCTGTCCccagcaagaagaaaaagaagacttcTAAACCAGCCAAGGCTAAGAAACAGCAGGTTGGGCCACAGAGAAGTGAGGTCAGGAAAGAGACTCCACGGGAAGGAAATAAGGTCGCTCCTGCCACAGCTTTATTACCTGTGACTGCGTCTgcgcctgtgcctgtgtctgcacctgcgcctgcgcctgcgcctgcacctgcacctgcaccttt GTGCTGTGAGAATTGTGGAATCCACCTGTCATGGGATGGTATCAAAAGGGAGAGACGCAGGACATTGTGCAAAGACTGCCGAG CACAGAGAATTGCCTTCAACCGAGAACAGCGAATGTTTAAG CGAGTCGGCTGTGGGGAGTGCACAGCTTGCCTGGTGAAAGAAGACTGCGGGGCGTGCTCCATCTGTTGCCTACAGCTTCCCAACGATGTGGCCTCAGGGCTCTTCTGCAAGTGTGAGCAGAGACGCTGCCTGCGGATTGTGGAGAAG AACCGAGGGTGTGGTGTGTGTCGGGGTTGTCAGACCCAAGAGGACTGTGGCCATTGCCGCATCTGCCTTCGCTTTCCCCGCCCTGGTCTCAAGCGCCAGTGGAGGTGTTTGCAACGGCGCTGTTTTTGG GGTAAATATGATCATAGTAAGAGAGGCCCGAGGGTAGCTTCTCGACGTCACTCTCGAGCCCCGCCACTTCCTCCACACGCTGCGTCACAGCATCCAGAGCCCACAGAACTG CACATCAGCGACCAAACGCCCACAGCACCTGCTGAGTTCGTCTATGACTGTGTAGAGGAGGACGAGCTA CCCTATACGAACCAGCGGCAGAACCGCAAGTGTGGGGCCTGTGCAGCCTGCCTACGGCGGATGGACTGTGGCCACTGCGACTTCTGCTGTGACAAGCCCAAATtcgggggcagcaaccagaagcGCCAGAAGTGTCGTTGGCGCCAGTGCCTGCAGTTTGccatg AAGCGGCTGCTGCCCAGTATTGGGCCAGGGTCTGAGGAGGAAGCAAGATTGCTTCCACATCATACCCACCAAAAGAGGTCTGCTTCTGCTCGACAGCTGCAACTGAGCTCTCCCTTAAAGGCTCCTTTGGCTGTGGTCACAACCCCACCGGGCCCTGTCCAAGATTCAGGGAAGCGGCAAGCAGGTAGTGGCTTTGTACTGCCCCAACCTGACACAGACCTTGTGTATTTACAAGAGGGTACCAGCAGTCTCATGCAGGTGCCTGCCCCTGCTGCAGCTTCCACAGAAAACCCAGCACAG GAGACCCAGGGCTCTGCCCCAGGTTGGGTTGTGGCCTTGCCCCAGGTGAAGCAAGAGAAGGCGGATGCCCCAGAGGAGTGGACAGCAGTCACAACCTTCCTGACTTCTTCCACGGTGCAGCCTGGCTTCCTTAGCAAG GCGTCAGGCCTGGACCCTCCACCTGTGAAACGAGAGCCCCCTGGCCctgaggaggatggagaagagaacaaagatgatGTCTCTGAATCAGCTCCAGCAGAAGAGATAGGAGGGATTGGCACCCCAGTG ATCACGGAGATTTTCAGCCTGGGTGGAACCCGCCTCCGGGATGCAGAAGCCTGGTTGCCAAG
- the Mbd1 gene encoding methyl-CpG-binding domain protein 1 isoform X6 produces MAEAWQDCPALGPGWKRREAFRKSGASCGRSDIYYRSPTGEKIRSKIELTRYLGPACDLTLFDFRQGILCHPVPKTHPLAVPSKKKKKTSKPAKAKKQQVGPQRSEVRKETPREGNKVAPATALLPVTASAPVPVSAPAPAPAPAPAPAPLCCENCGIHLSWDGIKRERRRTLCKDCRAQRIAFNREQRMFKRVGCGECTACLVKEDCGACSICCLQLPNDVASGLFCKCEQRRCLRIVEKGKYDHSKRGPRVASRRHSRAPPLPPHAASQHPEPTELHISDQTPTAPAEFVYDCVEEDELKRLLPSIGPGSEEEARLLPHHTHQKRSASARQLQLSSPLKAPLAVVTTPPGPVQDSGKRQAGSGFVLPQPDTDLVYLQEGTSSLMQVPAPAAASTENPAQETQGSAPGWVVALPQVKQEKADAPEEWTAVTTFLTSSTVQPGFLSKASGLDPPPVKREPPGPEEDGEENKDDVSESAPAEEIGGIGTPVITEIFSLGGTRLRDAEAWLPRLHKLLAVNENEYFTELQLKEEIL; encoded by the exons ATGGCTGAGGCCTGGCAGGACTGCCCAGCCCTGGGCCCTGGCTGGAAACGCCGAGAGGCCTTTCGAAAGTCAGGGGCCTCGTGTGGACGCTCAGACATCTATTATCGGAG CCCCACAGGAGAAAAGATCCGAAGCAAAATTGAGCTGACTCGATACCTGGGCCCTGCATGCGATCTTACCCTGTTTGACTTCAGACAAGGCATCTTATGCCACCCAGTTCCCAAG ACCCATCCCTTGGCTGTCCccagcaagaagaaaaagaagacttcTAAACCAGCCAAGGCTAAGAAACAGCAGGTTGGGCCACAGAGAAGTGAGGTCAGGAAAGAGACTCCACGGGAAGGAAATAAGGTCGCTCCTGCCACAGCTTTATTACCTGTGACTGCGTCTgcgcctgtgcctgtgtctgcacctgcgcctgcgcctgcgcctgcacctgcacctgcaccttt GTGCTGTGAGAATTGTGGAATCCACCTGTCATGGGATGGTATCAAAAGGGAGAGACGCAGGACATTGTGCAAAGACTGCCGAG CACAGAGAATTGCCTTCAACCGAGAACAGCGAATGTTTAAG CGAGTCGGCTGTGGGGAGTGCACAGCTTGCCTGGTGAAAGAAGACTGCGGGGCGTGCTCCATCTGTTGCCTACAGCTTCCCAACGATGTGGCCTCAGGGCTCTTCTGCAAGTGTGAGCAGAGACGCTGCCTGCGGATTGTGGAGAAG GGTAAATATGATCATAGTAAGAGAGGCCCGAGGGTAGCTTCTCGACGTCACTCTCGAGCCCCGCCACTTCCTCCACACGCTGCGTCACAGCATCCAGAGCCCACAGAACTG CACATCAGCGACCAAACGCCCACAGCACCTGCTGAGTTCGTCTATGACTGTGTAGAGGAGGACGAGCTA AAGCGGCTGCTGCCCAGTATTGGGCCAGGGTCTGAGGAGGAAGCAAGATTGCTTCCACATCATACCCACCAAAAGAGGTCTGCTTCTGCTCGACAGCTGCAACTGAGCTCTCCCTTAAAGGCTCCTTTGGCTGTGGTCACAACCCCACCGGGCCCTGTCCAAGATTCAGGGAAGCGGCAAGCAGGTAGTGGCTTTGTACTGCCCCAACCTGACACAGACCTTGTGTATTTACAAGAGGGTACCAGCAGTCTCATGCAGGTGCCTGCCCCTGCTGCAGCTTCCACAGAAAACCCAGCACAG GAGACCCAGGGCTCTGCCCCAGGTTGGGTTGTGGCCTTGCCCCAGGTGAAGCAAGAGAAGGCGGATGCCCCAGAGGAGTGGACAGCAGTCACAACCTTCCTGACTTCTTCCACGGTGCAGCCTGGCTTCCTTAGCAAG GCGTCAGGCCTGGACCCTCCACCTGTGAAACGAGAGCCCCCTGGCCctgaggaggatggagaagagaacaaagatgatGTCTCTGAATCAGCTCCAGCAGAAGAGATAGGAGGGATTGGCACCCCAGTG ATCACGGAGATTTTCAGCCTGGGTGGAACCCGCCTCCGGGATGCAGAAGCCTGGTTGCCAAG
- the Mbd1 gene encoding methyl-CpG-binding domain protein 1 isoform X1 yields MAEAWQDCPALGPGWKRREAFRKSGASCGRSDIYYRSPTGEKIRSKIELTRYLGPACDLTLFDFRQGILCHPVPKTHPLAVPSKKKKKTSKPAKAKKQQVGPQRSEVRKETPREGNKVAPATALLPVTASAPVPVSAPAPAPAPAPAPAPLCCENCGIHLSWDGIKRERRRTLCKDCRAQRIAFNREQRMFKRVGCGECTACLVKEDCGACSICCLQLPNDVASGLFCKCEQRRCLRIVEKNRGCGVCRGCQTQEDCGHCRICLRFPRPGLKRQWRCLQRRCFWGKYDHSKRGPRVASRRHSRAPPLPPHAASQHPEPTELHISDQTPTAPAEFVYDCVEEDELQPYTNQRQNRKCGACAACLRRMDCGHCDFCCDKPKFGGSNQKRQKCRWRQCLQFAMKRLLPSIGPGSEEEARLLPHHTHQKRSASARQLQLSSPLKAPLAVVTTPPGPVQDSGKRQAGSGFVLPQPDTDLVYLQEGTSSLMQVPAPAAASTENPAQETQGSAPGWVVALPQVKQEKADAPEEWTAVTTFLTSSTVQPGFLSKASGLDPPPVKREPPGPEEDGEENKDDVSESAPAEEIGGIGTPVITEIFSLGGTRLRDAEAWLPRLHKLLAVNENEYFTELQLKEEIL; encoded by the exons ATGGCTGAGGCCTGGCAGGACTGCCCAGCCCTGGGCCCTGGCTGGAAACGCCGAGAGGCCTTTCGAAAGTCAGGGGCCTCGTGTGGACGCTCAGACATCTATTATCGGAG CCCCACAGGAGAAAAGATCCGAAGCAAAATTGAGCTGACTCGATACCTGGGCCCTGCATGCGATCTTACCCTGTTTGACTTCAGACAAGGCATCTTATGCCACCCAGTTCCCAAG ACCCATCCCTTGGCTGTCCccagcaagaagaaaaagaagacttcTAAACCAGCCAAGGCTAAGAAACAGCAGGTTGGGCCACAGAGAAGTGAGGTCAGGAAAGAGACTCCACGGGAAGGAAATAAGGTCGCTCCTGCCACAGCTTTATTACCTGTGACTGCGTCTgcgcctgtgcctgtgtctgcacctgcgcctgcgcctgcgcctgcacctgcacctgcaccttt GTGCTGTGAGAATTGTGGAATCCACCTGTCATGGGATGGTATCAAAAGGGAGAGACGCAGGACATTGTGCAAAGACTGCCGAG CACAGAGAATTGCCTTCAACCGAGAACAGCGAATGTTTAAG CGAGTCGGCTGTGGGGAGTGCACAGCTTGCCTGGTGAAAGAAGACTGCGGGGCGTGCTCCATCTGTTGCCTACAGCTTCCCAACGATGTGGCCTCAGGGCTCTTCTGCAAGTGTGAGCAGAGACGCTGCCTGCGGATTGTGGAGAAG AACCGAGGGTGTGGTGTGTGTCGGGGTTGTCAGACCCAAGAGGACTGTGGCCATTGCCGCATCTGCCTTCGCTTTCCCCGCCCTGGTCTCAAGCGCCAGTGGAGGTGTTTGCAACGGCGCTGTTTTTGG GGTAAATATGATCATAGTAAGAGAGGCCCGAGGGTAGCTTCTCGACGTCACTCTCGAGCCCCGCCACTTCCTCCACACGCTGCGTCACAGCATCCAGAGCCCACAGAACTG CACATCAGCGACCAAACGCCCACAGCACCTGCTGAGTTCGTCTATGACTGTGTAGAGGAGGACGAGCTA CAGCCCTATACGAACCAGCGGCAGAACCGCAAGTGTGGGGCCTGTGCAGCCTGCCTACGGCGGATGGACTGTGGCCACTGCGACTTCTGCTGTGACAAGCCCAAATtcgggggcagcaaccagaagcGCCAGAAGTGTCGTTGGCGCCAGTGCCTGCAGTTTGccatg AAGCGGCTGCTGCCCAGTATTGGGCCAGGGTCTGAGGAGGAAGCAAGATTGCTTCCACATCATACCCACCAAAAGAGGTCTGCTTCTGCTCGACAGCTGCAACTGAGCTCTCCCTTAAAGGCTCCTTTGGCTGTGGTCACAACCCCACCGGGCCCTGTCCAAGATTCAGGGAAGCGGCAAGCAGGTAGTGGCTTTGTACTGCCCCAACCTGACACAGACCTTGTGTATTTACAAGAGGGTACCAGCAGTCTCATGCAGGTGCCTGCCCCTGCTGCAGCTTCCACAGAAAACCCAGCACAG GAGACCCAGGGCTCTGCCCCAGGTTGGGTTGTGGCCTTGCCCCAGGTGAAGCAAGAGAAGGCGGATGCCCCAGAGGAGTGGACAGCAGTCACAACCTTCCTGACTTCTTCCACGGTGCAGCCTGGCTTCCTTAGCAAG GCGTCAGGCCTGGACCCTCCACCTGTGAAACGAGAGCCCCCTGGCCctgaggaggatggagaagagaacaaagatgatGTCTCTGAATCAGCTCCAGCAGAAGAGATAGGAGGGATTGGCACCCCAGTG ATCACGGAGATTTTCAGCCTGGGTGGAACCCGCCTCCGGGATGCAGAAGCCTGGTTGCCAAG